A genomic window from Solwaraspora sp. WMMD792 includes:
- the deoC gene encoding deoxyribose-phosphate aldolase: MAAVSTPAPARHDLAEVGRNAATLRSFLHGLPGVDEVGARQRAATLGTRSIKTTAKAWAIDLAVRMVDLTTLEGADTPGKVRALCAKARRPDPTDPDCPPVAAVCVYPSMVPTAAEALTGSGVHLASVATAFPSGQAPLEVKLADTRAAVAAGADEIDMVINRGAFLAGRYEQVYAEIVAVKQACGDAHLKVILETGELATYDNVRRASWLAMLAGGDFIKTSTGKVPVAATLPVTLIMLEAVRDFYAATGRRIGVKPAGGIRTTKDAIKYLVLVNETAGDEWLTPDLFRFGASTLLNDLLMQRSKLHTGVYSGPDYVTLD, encoded by the coding sequence ATGGCAGCGGTGAGCACCCCGGCACCCGCGCGCCACGATCTGGCCGAGGTGGGGCGGAACGCGGCAACCCTGCGTAGCTTCCTGCACGGGCTGCCCGGCGTCGATGAGGTCGGCGCGCGGCAGCGGGCCGCGACGCTCGGCACCCGGTCGATCAAGACGACGGCCAAGGCGTGGGCGATCGACCTGGCCGTCCGGATGGTCGATCTGACCACCCTCGAAGGCGCCGACACCCCCGGCAAGGTACGCGCGTTGTGCGCCAAGGCCCGCCGCCCCGACCCGACCGACCCGGACTGCCCACCGGTCGCCGCGGTCTGCGTCTACCCGTCGATGGTGCCGACCGCCGCCGAGGCGCTCACCGGCTCCGGCGTGCACCTGGCCAGCGTGGCCACCGCCTTCCCGTCCGGGCAGGCGCCGCTGGAGGTGAAGCTGGCCGACACCCGGGCGGCAGTCGCCGCCGGCGCCGACGAGATCGACATGGTGATCAACCGGGGGGCGTTCCTCGCCGGCCGCTACGAGCAGGTGTACGCCGAGATCGTCGCGGTCAAGCAGGCCTGCGGCGACGCCCATCTCAAGGTCATCCTGGAGACCGGGGAGCTGGCCACCTACGACAACGTGCGCCGCGCCTCCTGGCTGGCGATGCTGGCCGGCGGCGACTTCATCAAGACCTCCACCGGCAAGGTGCCGGTCGCCGCGACCCTGCCCGTCACCCTGATCATGCTGGAGGCGGTACGGGACTTCTACGCCGCCACCGGGCGGCGGATCGGCGTCAAGCCGGCCGGCGGCATCCGCACCACCAAGGACGCGATCAAGTACCTGGTGCTGGTCAACGAGACCGCCGGCGACGAGTGGCTCACCCCCGACCTGTTCCGGTTCGGCGCTTCCACCCTGCTCAACGACCTGCTGATGCAGCGGTCGAAGCTGCACACCGGGGTCTACTCCGGTCCCGACTACGTCACCCTGGACTGA